In Musa acuminata AAA Group cultivar baxijiao chromosome BXJ2-8, Cavendish_Baxijiao_AAA, whole genome shotgun sequence, one genomic interval encodes:
- the LOC135618833 gene encoding pentatricopeptide repeat-containing protein At3g59040-like, with product MEAIGSRSLLSFSCNLCKTKVLVIGSFRPLDVKTKRSFEIVCHAMLTPRKFMQRRKKVEIFKDAADEAEQKNWRKLMKEIEELGSAVPILKTQRAKMDALPRDLVLGTLVRFKQLKKWGLVSEILEWLRSQHWWDFSEMDFLMLITAYGKLGDFNRAERVLKYMNKKGYSPSVISHTALMEAYGRARQFSKAEAIFRRMQSAGPDPSPVTYQIILKTFVEGDMFKEAESVFESLLNEERSSFKPDQKMFHMMIYMYKKAGNYDQARRTFALMDERRIPQSTVTYNSLMSFETDYKEVSRIYDKMQRAGVKPDVVSYALLISAYGKARREQEALAVFEEMLDAGVRPTRKAYNILLDAFAISGMVDEARTVFKSMRRDKYEPDLCSYSTMLSAYVNASDMDGAEKFFRRIKEDGLKPNVVVYGTLMKGYAKLNNLEKVMRVYERMRLQGVEANQTIYTTIMDAHGKNSDFGSSVIWFKEMSAHGLPPDQKAKNILLSLAKTPEEQKEANELVGNPSVSLHDSPKDSQITEFVGDDEHGEQLKCAKTTNSGRDLTAFGHLVVNASKFTDLGNDDDNDYDDDDVEEDEYEEEKEEEHTDFIMSSSVRL from the exons ATGGAAGCAATCGGGTCTCGTTCTTTGCTCTCGTTCTCGTGTAATCTTTG CAAAACAAAGGTACTTGTGATTGGGAGTTTTCGTCCTCTGGATGTCAAGACCAAAAGAAGTTTTGAGATAGTTTGTCATGCCATGTTGACACCGAGAAAGTTCatgcagaggaggaagaaggtggAAATTTTTAAGGATGCCGCTGATGAAGCTGAGCAGAAAAATTGGAGGAAGTTGATGAAGGAGATAGAAGAATTAGGTTCAGCTGTGCCGATATTGAAAACCCAGAGGGCTAAAATGGATGCACTTCCTAGAGATCTTGTTCTCGGTACCCTTGTAAGATTTAAGCAGCTAAAGAAATGGGGCCTTGTCAGTGAG ATTCTAGAATGGCTTAGAAGTCAACACTGGTGGGATTTCAGTGAGATGGATTTTTTGATGCTTATTACGGCTTATGGGAAGCTAGGAGATTTCAACAGAGCAGAGAGAGTTCTAAAGTATATGAACAAGAAAGGTTACTCTCCTAGTGTGATTTCTCATACTGCCTTGATGGAAGCATATGGGAGAGCTCGTCAGTTCAGCAAAGCCGAAGCAATATTCCGTCGGATGCAGTCAGCAGGCCCTGATCCATCACCAGTGACATATCAAATAATTCTTAAAACTTTTGTTGAG GGTGACATGTTTAAGGAAGCTGAATCTGTTTTTGAAAGCCTTTTAAATGAAGAAAGATCTTCTTTTAAGCCAGACCAAAAAATGTTCCATATGATGATTTACATGTATAAGAAAGCTGGGAATTATGACCAAGCCCGTAGGACATTTGCTCTGATGGATGAGAGAAGAATACCCCAATCTACTGTGACATATAATAGCCTGATGTCATTTGAAACAGATTACAAGGAGGTCTCAAGAATCTATGACAAG ATGCAAAGAGCTGGAGTCAAACCAGATGTCGTTAGCTATGCATTGCTTATCAGTGCTTATGGAAAGGCCAGAAGAGAACAAGAAGCATTGGCCGTTTTCGAGGAAATGCTTGATGCTGGTGTCAG GCCAACACGGAAAGCATATAACATCTTGCTTGATGCGTTCGCAATCTCTGGAATGGTAGATGAAGCTCGGACAGTGTTCAAGAGTATGAGAAGAGACAA GTATGAACCTGACTTATGTTCCTATTCAACAATGCTATCTGCTTATGTCAATGCATCTGATATGGATGGAGCTGAGAAGTTTTTCCGTCGTATTAAGGAAGATGGTTTGAAACCCAACGTTGTTGTCTATGGGACACTGATGAAAGGTTATGCAAAATTGAATAATCTTGAGAAAGTAATGCGTGTATATGAGAGAATGCGTTTGCAAGGTGTTGAAGCCAATCAGACCATCTATACAACAATCATGGATGCCCATGGCAAAAACTCTGATTTCGGAAGCTCTGTAATCTGGTTTAAAGAGATGAGTGCCCATGGACTCCCACCTGACCAGAAGGCAAAAAACATCCTTCTATCTTTGGCCAAGACACCAGAGGAACAGAAGGAAGCCAACGAGCTGGTGGGAAATCCTTCTGTTAGTTTACATGATTCACCAAAGGACAGTCAGATCACTGAGTTTGTTGGTGATGATGAGCATGGAGAGCAGCTGAAGTGTGCAAAAACAACCAATTCTGGAAGAGACCTAACTGCTTTTGGTCACTTGGTAGTAAATGCAAGCAAGTTTACTGATCTTGGCAATGATGATGACaatgattatgatgatgatgatgtcgaGGAGGATGAGTAcgaggaagagaaggaagaggagcatACTGATTTCATTATGAGTTCTAGCGTACGACTTTGA
- the LOC103993617 gene encoding protein TIFY 5A: MTATDLLLLFVSLGSVDRCDTELSLSLSLSPGGVYHHGSDVSAGSSRSAEEKAAAQQPITIFYNGQMCVCDVTEVQARAIISAAERETEDAEAKKQSDRRPDSSSLPPPPAPAPPRVLNRSLSMKRSLQRFLQNRKTRAVYSSPPYDGAAV; encoded by the exons ATGACCGCCACCGATCTGCTGCTGCTGTTCGTATCGCTAGGCAGCGTCGACCGCTGTGACACCGAGCTCAGCCTCAGCCTGAGCCTGAGCCCCGGTGGCGTGTATCATCACGGCTCCGACGTATCTGCCGGTTCCAGCAG GAGCGCGGAGGAGAAGGCAGCAGCGCAGCAGCCGATCACCATATTCTACAACGGCCAGATGTGCGTCTGCGACGTCACGGAGGTTCAG GCGAGGGCGATCATAAGCGCGGCCGAGCGAGAGACGGAGGACGCCGAGGCGAAGAAGCAGAGCGATCGGAGACCCgactcctcctccctccctcctccacCCGCACCGGCGCCGCCGCGGGTGCTGAACCGAAGCCTGTCGATGAAGCGGTCGCTGCAGAGGTTTCTGCAGAACAGGAAGACGAGGGCGGTCTACTCCTCCCCCCCTTACGACGGTGCAGCAGTCTAG
- the LOC103994304 gene encoding agamous-like MADS-box protein AGL62: MMMPRKRKTSMGRQKIEIKRIESEEARQVCFSKRRAGLFKKANELSVLCGAELALIVFSPAGKPFSFGHPSVDSIVDRFLSRGPAPAPPPHPHPLPLPPHAAAASADRRMLVPARASAVHELDRQYSELTERLEAERRRREALEAALRGQRGAAAHLLNANVEELGLAELEQLQGALESLRWDAARRVDQLVFEAQTRSLVMAGDAGGSGFVPTAEGSMVIPPHGGFNYGYGSF; the protein is encoded by the coding sequence ATGATGATGCCAAGAAAGAGGAAGACGAGCATGGGGCGCCAGAAGATCGAGATCAAGCGCATCGAGAGCGAGGAGGCGCGGCAGGTCTGCTTCTCCAAGCGCCGCGCCGGCCTATTCAAGAAGGCCAACGAGCTCTCCGTCCTCTGCGGCGCCGAGCTCGCCCTCATCGTCTTCTCCCCCGCCGGCAAGCCCTTCTCCTTCGGCCACCCCTCCGTCGACTCCATTGTCGACCGCTTCCTCTCCCGCGGCCCCGCGCCGGCTCCGCCTCCTCACCCtcaccctctccctctccctccccaCGCGGCGGCCGCTTCCGCCGACCGCCGCATGCTCGTCCCCGCGCGGGCGTCCGCGGTGCACGAGCTTGACCGGCAGTACTCGGAGCTGACCGAGCGGCTCGAGGCGGAGAGGCGGAGGCGGGAGGCGCTGGAGGCCGCGCTGAGGGGACAGCGGGGCGCCGCGGCCCACCTGCTAAACGCCAACGTGGAGGAGCTCGGGCTGGCGGAGCTCGAGCAGCTGCAGGGCGCGCTCGAGAGCCTGCGGTGGGACGCCGCCCGGAGGGTGGATCAGCTGGTGTTCGAGGCGCAGACGAGGAGCCTTGTCATGGCCGGAGACGCCGGTGGCAGTGGCTTCGTCCCTACTGCCGAGGGGAGCATGGTGATTCCTCCTCACGGTGGCTTCAACTATGGCTATGGCTCCTTCTAA
- the LOC135618398 gene encoding uncharacterized protein LOC135618398, with product MNRRIRSPNPSPSSSRIEERLHRFLKPGALARLRDSRISNARSPRSAALPRLSPPSSPSPGPSPPAAAQIEGLLPCFAARTRGPRFVQRKKLAAAKSFIYAPSSPELPDPFFDAFGVDLVAAH from the coding sequence ATGAATCGGAGGATCCGGAGCCCGAACCCCTCGCCCTCGTCCTCCCGGATCGAGGAGCGGCTCCACCGCTTCTTGAAGCCTGGCGCCCTCGCCCGCCTCCGGGACTCCAGGATTAGCAACGCCAGATCCCCCCGATCTGCCGCCCTCCCCCGCCTCTCGcccccctcctccccctcccccggGCCGTCGCCGCCCGCGGCCGCTCAGATCGAAGGGCTCCTCCCTTGCTTTGCCGCTAGGACCCGCGGCCCGCGGTTCGTCCAGCGGAAGAAGCTCGCCGCCGCCAAGTCCTTCATCTACGCCCCCTCGAGCCCGGAGCTCCCCGATCCCTTCTTTGACGCCTTCGGCGTGGATCTGGTCGCCGCGCACTGA
- the LOC103993614 gene encoding uncharacterized protein LOC103993614, giving the protein MSKLFSKFLGFFSSRTLVGVDKVGNRYFTRVEEIDGIMKEKRWVIFKGEEDPTSIPVEWICWLNGQRTKAPTPEELIELEARRELVKQNIAILKKKEEEERKSGVRKSKSIGKGGSPDLRSFIQQFPDATFAPKKDEVSDGKDVAKKEERSTEPTGSGKTFKPGAWQPPSS; this is encoded by the exons ATGTCGAAGCTCTTCTCCAAGTTCTTGGGGTTCTTCAGCTCCCGGACGCTGGTCGGCGTCGACAAGGTCGGCAATCGCTACTTCACCCGCGTGGAGGAGATCGACGGAATCA TGAAGGAGAAAAGATGGGTGATTTTCAAAGGTGAGGAGGATCCCACATCCATTCCAG TTGAGTGGATCTGCTGGTTGAATGGCCAAAGAACGAAAGCTCCAACTCCAGAG GAATTGATTGAATTGGAGGCCAGGCGTGAACTTGTTAAACAAAATATTGCAA TTctgaagaagaaagaggaagaggaaaggaaGTCCGGTGTTCGAAAAAGCAAGAGCATAG GTAAAGGTGGATCTCCAGACCTGAGAAGTTTCATTCAGCAATTTCCTGATGCCACTTTTGCTCCGAAAAAAG ATGAAGTATCAGATGGAAAGGATGttgcaaagaaagaagaaag GTCTACAGAGCCAACAGGATCCGGCAAAACCTTCAAACCAGGAGCATGGCAGCCACCATCATCATGA
- the LOC135618835 gene encoding pentatricopeptide repeat-containing protein At3g16610-like, with protein MGGLHKFRPPKKLFGLHLHRTPLSSCTTGHRRTPHWTSSNHILQNHPRLLSLEACPSLPGLRATLAFAVVSGLFHNPFVSSRLLLHATSFDFAFSSLIFRCMESPNLFSWNTVIRAAAASDDRRPSVAFSLYAEMLQRATLPDKYTFPFLLKACRSPCDLGYGRLFHCHAMIFGLGNDAFMQTALMSMYLSCGHLVDARHVFDEITQRDVVVWTATISGLVDRCCHEDAFGVFKEMRMFDQDVTPNVATMVSAMSAVVGLGSLALVKSLHANMEKVGLEGDVFVRNSLIDAYAKCGSIACALQVFDSMSVKDLHSWTAMITALASHGLGREAIEAYSRMCETGVLPDSTTFIAVLSACSHAGLVNEGIEIFNSMERAYKVVPEQKHYGCMVDLLSRAGLLARAYNFIIRMPMKPNLAILGALLSACRAQNDLELGELVAKKIESLCQYKGGADVLLSNMYADQQRWHGVVSIREAARKDAKKPPAQSWI; from the coding sequence ATGGGCGGACTGCACAAGTTTAGACCACCAAAGAAGCTCTTCGGTCTTCACCTCCATCGTACCCCTCTCTCTTCCTGCACCACCGGCCACCGCCGAACCCCGCACTGGACCTCGTCAAACCACATCCTCCAGAATCATCCTCGCTTACTCTCCCTCGAGGCTTGCCCCTCGCTTCCCGGCCTTCGAGCCACCCTCGCCTTCGCCGTCGTCTCCGGTCTCTTCCACAACCCCTTCGTCTCCAGCCGCCTCCTCCTCCACGCCACCTCCTTCGACTTCGCCTTTTCCTCCCTAATTTTTCGATGTATGGAATCTCCGAACCTTTTCTCCTGGAACACCGTCATCAGAGCCGCCGCGGCCTCTGACGACCGGCGCCCCTCGGTCGCCTTCTCCCTGTACGCCGAAATGCTACAGAGAGCCACTCTTCCAGATAAGTACACCTTCCCTTTCTTGCTCAAGGCCTGCCGTTCCCCCTGTGATCTTGGTTATGGCAGACTATTCCATTGCCATGCAATGATCTTCGGTCTCGGCAATGATGCATTCATGCAGACTGCACTCATGTCGATGTACTTATCGTGTGGGCATTTAGTTGACGCACGTCACGTGTTCGATGAGATTACTCAAAGGGATGTTGTcgtctggactgcgacgatctcgGGTCTGGTCGATAGATGTTGCCATGAGGATGCTTTTGGGGTGTTCAAAGAGATGAGAATGTTCGACCAAGATGTCACTCCTAATGTGGCGACCATGGTTTCAGCCATGTCGGCGGTTGTGGGCTTAGGGTCTTTGGCTCTTGTCAAGAGCTTGCATGCTAACATGGAGAAGGTAGGTTTGGAAGGTGATGTCTTTGTTAGGAATTCACTGATCGATGCATATGCCAAATGCGGAAGCATTGCTTGTGCCTTGCAAGTGTTTGATAGTATGAGTGTAAAGGATTTGCATTCTTGGACAGCCATGATAACGGCTTTAGCTTCGCATGGCCTTGGCAGGGAGGCCATTGAAGCATACTCAAGGATGTGTGAAACGGGTGTGTTGCCAGATTCCACTACTTTCATTGCTGTCCTTTCTGCTTGCAGCCATGCTGGATTAGTGAATGAGGGGATTGAGATCTTTAATTCTATGGAAAGGGCTTACAAAGTTGTTCCCGAGCAAAAGCATTACGGATGCATGGTGGATCTTTTGAGTCGGGCAGGCCTCTTAGCTCGCGCATACAATTTCATCATAAGAATGCCCATGAAACCCAATTTGGCGATACTGGGTGCTTTATTGAGTGCATGTAGAGCTCAGAATGACTTAGAACTAGGTGAACTTGTTGCGAAGAAAATTGAGTCATTATGCCAATATAAGGGAGGTGCAGATGTCCTTTTATCTAACATGTATGCTGATCAGCAACGATGGCACGGAGTGGTTTCTATAAGAGAAGCAGCAAGAAAGGATGCAAAAAAGCCTCCTGCACAAAGTTGGATTTGA
- the LOC103993612 gene encoding uncharacterized protein LOC103993612 — MAQQNQETTPADPANSPAKRKRGRPRKQDYDNLSHKQRRSLGIQASSSQAYPATSSGHGDQAVPTHANVAACSSFLFQSLPVQTNPTPCTIYGAQSSLVDAGSTVNSSYGIQSALAPANPSPYIGYRPKAAPAHAHPNANSANHSQLIPAQSNSAAASSHAPNDLLGQAVCGTLDGTFDAGYMLTVRVANGGHVLRGLVFDPRLCVPISAENDIAPLLPMATPNGTPSSVVESHDQTLVSVPIHPVPVPLSVALPLQVREPAAAASQTMNPMLVTSSLPQPSRQLNTNKVVPNDSDPQLSLNKVAPNDTDPRLSTNKVAPRDIDDLLAEVQAKTLQTLSKSSVNNANEESSAAASQHVVDDDKQAENLSADVKEEAFQTFQTTLDVLPEDRCTNLVGFLSREQSMHQVKGSSSNMVEAPGANEGMRLTEESSGNMVEAAGGDQGQFCLEESWQGNTQRLSDETSDEKALLFGEPKSGELNPEAHSCAPRINFIGED, encoded by the exons ATGGCTCAACAGAATCAAGAGACCACCCCTGCAGATCCAGCTAACTCACCTGCCAAGCGCAAACGTGGTCGTCCTAGAAAGCAAGATTATGATAATCTTAGTCACAAACAACGTCGAAG TCTCGGGATTCAAGCTAGTTCATCTCAAGCTTATCCAGCTACCAGTTCAGGCCATGGTGATCAAGCTGTACCAACTCATGCTAATGTTGCAGCTTGTTCCAGCTTTCTGTTTCAATCTCTTCCAGTACAAACTAATCCAACTCCATGCACCATTTATGGGGCACAAAGTTCTCTTGTCGATGCTGGTTCAACTGTGAACTCCAGTTACGGGATTCAATCAGCTCTTGCTCCAGCTAATCCATCCCCTTATATTGGTTACAGACCCAAAGCTGCTCCAGCTCATGCTCATCCGAATGCCAATTCAGCCAATCATTCTCAGCTTATCCCAGCTCAGTCTAATTCTGCCGCCGCTTCAAGCCATGCACCTAATGACCTACTGGGACAGGCAGTCTGTGGTACACTTGATGGAACCTTTGATGCTGGATATATGCTCACGGTTCGAGTAGCCAACGGTGGACATGTCTTAAGGGGTTTGGTATTTGATCCACGCCTCTGTGTTCCTATTTCGGCGGAGAATGATATCGCACCATTGCTTCCGATGGCAACACCAAATGGGACCCCATCTTCAGTGGTTGAATCACATGATCAGACACTTGTTTCAGTACCAATTCATCCCGTACCTGTGCCATTGTCTGTTGCTCTGCCCCTTCAGGTAAGGgaacctgctgctgctgcttcacaAACCATGAACCCCATGCTTGTGACCTCTAGTCTTCCTCAGCCTTCTCGTCAGCTCAATACAAATAAAGTAGTACCAAATGATTCGGATCCCCAGCTTAGTTTAAATAAAGTGGCACCAAATGATACAGATCCTCGGCTCAGTACAAATAAAGTAGCACCAAGGGATATAGATGATTTGCTGGCTGAGGTCCAAGCTAAAACTTTGCAGACTTTGTCCAAAAGCTCAGTCAATAATGCCAATGAGGAATCGTCAGCAGCTGCATCCCAACATGTGGTTGATGATGATAAACAAGCTGAGAATCTGAGCGCAGATGTTAAAGAAGAAGCATTTCAAACGTTCCAAACAACCTTAGATGTTCTTCCAGAAGATCGATGTACAAATCTTGTCGGGTTTCTAAGCAGAGAGCAAAGCATGCATCAAGTGAAAGGATCATCATCCAACATGGTTGAGGCACCAGGAGCAAATGAAGGGATGCGTCTGACCGAAGAATCATCAGGCAATATGGTTGAGGCAGCAGGAGGCGATCAGGGACAGTTCTGTCTTGAAGAATCATGGCAAG GCAACACACAGCGACTCAGTGACGAGACATCGGACGAGAAGGCACTGCTATTTGGAGAACCAAAGTCTGGCGAACTAAACCCTGAGGCTCACAGTTGTGCCCCAAGAATCAACTTCATAGGTGAAGACTGA
- the LOC103993611 gene encoding eukaryotic translation initiation factor 3 subunit A-like, producing MFKYVELCVDMKRGRFAKDGLIQYRIICQQVNVSSLEEVIKHFMHLSMERAEQARIQAQALEEAPDVEGLEVDKRLEDLMLSYVSAEKGKNRSDREIVTPWFKFLWETYRTVLEFLRNNSKLESLYAVIFQQRVVNCREAEYNRPKKEREDKINQLVAMRKCEREFKRKLLFYLKSEEVRLTRLREEEEVRKHEEEERQKKEEREKRELEEKERLQREGLLRSVSVN from the exons ATGTTTAAGTATGTAGAACTCTGTGTGGACATGAAGAGAGGCAGATTTGCAAAGGATGGACTTATTCAGTACCGTATTATATGCCAACAAGTCAATGTTAGCTCGTTGGAAGAGGTTATAAAGCATTTCATGCATCTTTCCATGGAGAGGGCTGAGCAAGCTAGGATTCAAGCACAAGCCTTGGAAGAAGCACCGGATGTGGAGGGTCTAGAGGTTGATAAGAGACTTGAGGACTTAATGCTTAGCTATGTTAGTGCGGAGAAAGGAAAAAACAGGTCAGACCGGGAGATTGTGACTCCATGGTTCAAATTCTTGTGGGAAACATACAGGACAGTGCTTGAGTTTCTGCGAAACAATTCCAAATTGGAATCACTATATGCG GTCATATTCCAACAAAGAGTAGTGAACTGCCGTGAAGCCGAGTATAACCGaccgaagaaagagagagaggataaAATCAATCAGCTTGTAGCAATGAGGAAATGTGAAAGGGAGTTCAAGAGGAAGCTACTCTTTTACCTGAAGTCCGAGGAAGTGCGGCTGACCAGGCTTCGAGAAGAGGAGGAAGTGAGAAAGCATGAAG AGGAGGAAagacaaaagaaagaagagagagagaaaagagagttAGAGGAGAAGGAAAGGCTGCAAAGAGAAGGTCTTCTCAGAAGTGTCTCGGTCAACTGA